The stretch of DNA AAATTTAAGATAACTATTCCTCACGTTCGCGCTCTTGCCTGGCTGatttgcctctgtgtgtgtgtatgtatgcacaacGAATTTAGAACGGTTGATGACGCGCGTGGGTAACGCATCCGAAAAAAAGACACTCTCGATCGCTCTCGGCGCGTATACAAAAACGGGATCATTTTAAAAATCCAACaggtgagagtgagagcacgCTGCAGGTTGGGTGTTATgctaacatacatatgtagggtGGGTGGATGGGCGGGTGGTTATTTATAAAAGAACAgcataagcaacaaaaagcacaaaagccCATTCGAAATATTGGCCGCGTAACAATTTTTTCATTAGTCATGCCGCACGGCGAtcttgtgctgctgcggcgtcgctgtcgccgcgctgcttctgctgataTCAGCAATAAGAACGTTCCGTTTATCTctttccctccctccctctctcgctctgtcgaCTTCGACGTCGACGCTGCCTAATGCCCGCTcagcaagttttttttctgtcgccgtcgctgtctCTATCGCTGCCGCCCGCCTGTTTGCTGTTTACTATTTTTAAACTGCTGAGTCATCGTTTTcgaaacagaaaataaaaacgttAAGAAAAAAGCTTAAAGAGTGAATGGTAGtgaagagagatagagagagagacaaaacgcagcagagggagaggtTAGAAATAGTTGCCAATATCTCCCACTAGGAATGCCAAATCGTTAGTAGGTTACGTGTTTGCATAGGCATTTATCGCAATTTTGAGAAACAAAGACGTTCTCACTCGGTATACCCTTGCGGATAtaggatacatacatacacttaTCTCTATACATGTATACATAAGTACACATAAGTATTTATTGTTGATCCGCTTTAACATATAGATTTCTTCTTTAAAACCTGTCCATAAGTTGGAAAACACTTAGATAGCATATTAGCGCTAACACCAAATTTGGAAAATAAGTGGCAGTTGATCTGAATGGGTATTAAGTCGTCGACCCCCAAAgctaaaattttgaatttgttcgGTTTTGCGCGagttttgtctgttttttcgCTCATCATGGAACGTGTCGTGCTCTGCCCCTGGCTTTAACGCTTATCTTTATGATTTCCGTTATGTGTTTTGGAATCTTACGTTTTATACGCTAACGCAAACCGCTACCGATGCATTCGAACATTCACAGCTTTCCTGCTCTCGCGTGCGAACACAtgaaaatgcatacatatttaagtacataaatacatacatacatatgtatgtatgatgcACGAGGTGTATCTGTATTTATTGCCGCCATATATTGTCAAGTCATCAATGTTTATGGGTTTTGACCTTGCTGATGAGGCAGTTATACTAAATAATATAAGCCAGCAGCCCCTCCTAATCAGCTTACGAATTGATTTGACTAATTAAGTCCAAGTGGTGGAAATAAACGAGAGGGGGAAAATGCAATCTTTACGTacaggtatgtacatatgtatgtatgtatgtatgtatgtacatatgtgtgtacctCTTTCGTCTGGAAGAACCCCCCAGACACGGTTCACGATAAGATTACTTTGATCTGACGCTGAAGAACCattctttttgcttgtttcgCAATGTGAAAAGGTAttgagcgagaaagagagacgtGTTGTTGACAGCACCACGAGCATGTTACATatatggacatatgtatgtatgtacatatatttattcctTATCGCCTGATAAGATAAGTCGTCGactaaaatatggaaaatgacTGCACACTTTTGCCACTGACTGGGCCTCATATTCCGCCACGAATCGCATTGTCCGTCGGATGCGGGATCGTAAATTTGTGCTAAATAATCGAAGAAAGTGTAGATTTTTCTGCCTGAAATATACTGATGTAGGTTAGGTCACAGTCACTGATTCCAGAAGAAGAACTGGTTTGGTTCCGATTGCGTAATCGAATGAAAGTTTCGCCAAGTCATTGGGAACTAGTTATGTCCCTCATTTCTTAAACGAAGTGCTCCCGCTAGGAGTGCAAAATCAAGGATCACGGTTTCCAAAATTACAGAGACAAAAACTAAGGTCTTatgttttctctttccttctAGGCTTCTGTCGCATGGTGgacaacagcaccagcaacaactcCTCGGTCCTGGGCCTGACCGGCAGTGGACATGTCAGCCACTCGGCCAGCACCGCACAGCTGGTCCCTGGAAATCACGGCACAGCTAATGGCGGATCGTCCGTCGGCGGCGGTGTGTCATCTATGAGCGGTGGCGCTTCGTCGGTTGGCGCAGCGGTTGGCATGACCGCCGATATCCTGGCCAGCGGTGGAGGTGCAGCTCAGGGCGGAACAGATAGATTGGACGCCAGCAGTGACAGTGCCGTCAGCTCGATGGGCTCCGAGAGGGTGCCATCCCTCTCCGACGGGGAGTGGGGCGAGGGCAGTGACTCGGCCCAGGACTACCACCAGGGCAAGTACGGAGGCCCCTACGACTTCAGTTACAATAACTCACGCATCAGCACAGCCACCCGCCAGCCGCCGGTGGCCCAGAAGAAACACCAGCTCTATGGCAAGCGCGATCCCCACAAGCAGGCTCCCAGCGCCCTGCCTCCCACAGCCCCTCCGGCAACGGCCCAGCCCCAGACGCAGCCGCAGAGCATCAAGTACGAGTACGATGCCGGATACGCGGGCATGGCTAGCGGAGGAATCGCCGGCCTGCCGCAAAACAGCGGCAGCGATACCGGCGCCATGGGGCCGGCTCTCTCCAAGGAGTACCATCAGCAGGCTTACGGCATGGGGGCCAGCAGCAACTTCCCCGGCGACTATGGGGTTCGTCCACCTCCACGCACCTCCCAGGACCTGGTGCAGCTGAATCACACTTACTCCCTGCCCCAGAGCAGCGGCTCGCTCCCCAGACCCCAGGCGCGCGACAAGAAGCCCCTGGTGGCCACCAAGAACGCATCGAAGGCGGCTGCCGGCAgctctgctgccgccaccgcgGAGGACGAGCACCTGACGCGCGACGAGAAGCGTGCCCGCTCCCTGAACATACCCATCAGTGTGCAGGACATCATTAATCTGCCGATGGACGAGTTCAACGAGCGCCTGTCCAAGTACGACCTGAGCGAGAACCAGTTGTCCCTCATCCGGGATATTCGTCGTCGTGGCAAGAACAAGGTGGCTGCGCAGAACTGCCGCAAGCGCAAGCTGGATCAGATCCTCTCCCTGGAGGATGAGGTGAATGCGGTCGTCAAGCGCAAGACGCAGCTCAGCCAGGACCGCGCCCACCTGGAGGGAGAGCGCAAGCGCATTTCAAACAAGTTTGCAATGCTCCATCGTCACGTGTTCCAGGTGAGTCTTTCCCctcttaattatat from Drosophila subobscura isolate 14011-0131.10 chromosome O, UCBerk_Dsub_1.0, whole genome shotgun sequence encodes:
- the LOC117899082 gene encoding segmentation protein cap'n'collar isoform X5, encoding MVDNSTSNNSSVLGLTGSGHVSHSASTAQLVPGNHGTANGGSSVGGGVSSMSGGASSVGAAVGMTADILASGGGAAQGGTDRLDASSDSAVSSMGSERVPSLSDGEWGEGSDSAQDYHQGKYGGPYDFSYNNSRISTATRQPPVAQKKHQLYGKRDPHKQAPSALPPTAPPATAQPQTQPQSIKYEYDAGYAGMASGGIAGLPQNSGSDTGAMGPALSKEYHQQAYGMGASSNFPGDYGVRPPPRTSQDLVQLNHTYSLPQSSGSLPRPQARDKKPLVATKNASKAAAGSSAAATAEDEHLTRDEKRARSLNIPISVQDIINLPMDEFNERLSKYDLSENQLSLIRDIRRRGKNKVAAQNCRKRKLDQILSLEDEVNAVVKRKTQLSQDRAHLEGERKRISNKFAMLHRHVFQYLRDPEGNPCSPADYSLQQAADGSVYLLPRDKSEGNSTATAASSAVSSAGTSNMNGHGPVAPPMHGGHHSQHHQAQHVDAAMSQHVARMPPHLQQQQQQQQQSSQHHHQHQSQQPGGGSQQQPHHKE